From Ammoniphilus oxalaticus:
CGACGACGATCTTGCAGTTCCCGCTGGATTATTATTTGTTCCAGTTGAGGCATGAATATGGCATCTCCACCCAACCGTTTTCAAATTGGATTTTCGATCGAATGAAATCGTTTGGAATTTCGTTAGTGATGATGACCCCGATAGTTTGGCTGTTTTATTTCATTTTACGAAAGTCACCGAAACGTTGGTGGCTCTGGCTATGGGGATGTTCGATCCCGCTCATCTTGTTTTCTATGTATGCCAAGCCCGTCATCTTGGACCCGATCTTCAATGAATTTTCGCCGTTGCAAGATCAACAGCTAAAGCATGACATTTTGCAATTAGCAGAACAGGCGCAAGTTCCGACTCATCAAGTGTATGAAGTGGACATGTCGAAGAAAACAAATGCGCTGAACGCGTACGTAACGGGTGTGGGCTCAAATACAAGAATTGTGCTTTGGGATACGACACTGCAAAAGTTGAAAAAGGATGAAGTATTGTTCATCATGGCGCACGAAATCGGTCATTACGCATTACATCACATGACTTGGTTGTTTTTCGGAACCATTTTTGCGCAGCTGGTCGCCCTTTATTTACTGTCGCTAACATTCCGCTGGACGGTGGATCGCTTTGGTCCCTTTTGGGGGATTCAACATCCGCAAGAGCTCGCCTCTT
This genomic window contains:
- a CDS encoding M48 family metallopeptidase translates to MRKFYIFFTAALIVYIAVITVYLINAPSSLPLEWQGSAADPATFMTEEQLQQSVSFSREKNIITFISGPIKWAIYLLILGIGLSAAYARGIKRIFKWNIVNIFLFLLLLTLTTTILQFPLDYYLFQLRHEYGISTQPFSNWIFDRMKSFGISLVMMTPIVWLFYFILRKSPKRWWLWLWGCSIPLILFSMYAKPVILDPIFNEFSPLQDQQLKHDILQLAEQAQVPTHQVYEVDMSKKTNALNAYVTGVGSNTRIVLWDTTLQKLKKDEVLFIMAHEIGHYALHHMTWLFFGTIFAQLVALYLLSLTFRWTVDRFGPFWGIQHPQELASLPIILLLFSVFSFVSMPIQNGVSRHYEQAADVYAMDMLEDHDAAVRTFQRLAVEGLSEVNPPRLVKYVLYTHPTLYERILFAQQFQRSK